TTTACCGTTTATGGGTTCAAACCGGAGACGGCAAAGCAGCAGAAAAGCTTGAGAAATTGTTTATCTTGTAATAGTACCCAATTTTTGAATTAACTTATTTTAGCCAATCTATCGACAGGAAATTTTACCCAAATTATTTATTGTATCGCATCAACAGGCTTTATTGCAAAAGCAAGGGTAAACTTTATTCTACCAAACTGCTATTGAGGAGAACGTTGAACGCGGTCTGATACCTTAAAGACAATTCAAAAATGAAACGAAAATTCTTGAAACTAACTGTAGGTGTATTCCTGTCGTTGGGTGTGATTTCTGCAAATGCCCAAACAACTCAGCCTATAAATGTGGTTACAACTGCAGTACCCTTTTTACGCATTTCTCCTGATGCCCGCGCTGGCGGTATGGGCGATCTGGGTGTGGCTACAAGTCCCGATGCCAATGCGCCTTTCTATAACCTGGCAAAGGTTCCTTTTGCACAAAAGAACTTCAGTGTAGGGTTAACATATACGCCCTGGTTAAAAGACCTTGGGTTGAATGATGTGTATTTACTGGCGCTGGCCGGATATTACAAACTCGATGAAGACCAGGCCCTGGCTGGTTCGGTACGTTATTTCAGCCTGGGTAACATTCAGTTTACCGATGCGGCTGGTAACGATTTCGGTTCAGGCCGCCCTCGCGAGTTTGGCGTTGACTTCGGTTATACCCGTAAATTGTCTGATAAAATAGGTTTGGGTGTGGCCCTTCGTTATATCCACTCCAACCTGGCTGGTAATCTGGCGCAAAGCGGTACTACTTATAAACCAGGTAGCACAGTAGCCGGTGACATTACCTTCTTCTATAATGGACAGGATGAAGCGGGTCAGGGCTGGAACTTCGGCGCTACCCTTACCAACCTGGGCGGTAAGATCGGTTATACGAACGATGCAACCCAGAAGGATTATATCCCTGCCAACTTAAGCCTTGGTACTACTTATACAAAGGCGTTCGACGAACAAAACAAAATTACCTTCGGGGTAGACGTACATAAATTACTGGTGCCTACGCCACCAAATTTCAACCAGGATGATACGGCTGTTGCCAACGCGCAGGCCGCCGATTACAGAAGCAAATCAACTGTAAGCAGCTGGTTCAGCTCGTTCAACGATGCGCCAGGCGGGTTTAAAGAAGAGCTGAAAGAGTTCCAGGTATCATTGGGCGCAGAGTATAATTACATGGATCAGTTCTTTTTCCGCGCCGGTTATTTTTATGAAGATAAAACCAAGGGTAACCGTAAATATTTCACCGTTGGTTTAGGCGTTAAATACAATGTGTTTGGTTTGAACTTTTCATACCTCGTGCCTTCCGGCTCGGGCGTGAACCGCAACCCATTGTCAAATACCCTGCGTTTCGGCCTCATCTTCGACCTCGATGACCTCAATGCAGAATAGGCTAATTTGCTAATTGGCCAATGTGCTGATAGAATTGAATATATTTGAGCGTTCCGGCATAGCCGGGACGCTTTTTTTATTAGCATATTATCACATTAGCAAATTAGCACATTATGCGTATTGGTTTTGGTATAGACTTTCATCAATTAGTAGAAGGCAGGGACCTATGGATAGGTGGAGTAAAAATTCCCCATCATAAAGGGGCATTGGGGCATAGCGATGCCGATGTATTGTTGCATGCCATTTGCGATGCCCTGCTGGGCGCCCTGGCCCTGGGCGATATAGGCGTGCATTTCCCCAATACCGATAATACCTGGAAAGACATCGACAGCAAAATTCTGTTACAGAAAAGTTACGATTTGATAAAAGCCCGCAATTACCGGGTAATAAATGTAGATTCATCCATTTGCCTCGAAGCGCCCAAGATCAAGAAATATTCCGATCAAATGCGCAGTGTGATTGCCGGTATCCTGGAAATTACCATAGACGATGTGTCGGTAAAAGCCACTACCACCGAAACCATGGGCTTTGTGGGTAGAGAAGAGGGATTGGTAGCCTATGCTACTGTGCTGCTGCAACCTATTAGCTAATTTGATAATTCGATGATTTGATAATGCTTTAATACCCGGTTTTCCTACAATTCCGAAGCGCACACGCAAGCACTCACAAGAGCCTGTATTCCATTATCACATTACCAAATTATCACATTATCACATTACATTTGCGCCATGCCAAAAGTAAAAGTCAGGATAATTAACCAGTCTACCAATCCGTTGCCCGAATATGCTACGGAAGAAGCAGCCGGTATGGATATACGCGCATTTCTGGAAGCGCCAATTGTCTTAAAACCATTGGAGCGGTTTTTAGTGCCTACCGGTTTGTTCATTGAATTGCCCAGTGGGTACGAAGCACAAATACGCCCCCGCAGCGGCCTGGCTATAAAACAGGGACTCACCTGTTTAAACAGCCCTGGTACCATAGATGCCGATTATCGTGGCGAGGTAAAGATCATTCTGATAAACTTGTCGCAGGAACCACAAACCATCCACCCGGGCGATCGCATTGCCCAAATGGTTGTACACGAAGTAGAGCGTGTAAAATGGAAACCCGTAAAAGAAATTTCGGTAACCAAACGCCACGACGGCGGATTTGGCCATACCGGTAAATCCTAAAGAATGAAATATATTTCCGGCCTCGTTATTATTGTCATCATCATGGCTGCAGCTACCAGTTGCAGATCTACCAAAACGATTCAAACAGCCATTGCCAAAAAAGATACGGCAGTAGTAGTGCCCGTGGTTGACAGCCGCGCCGACTCTATGCACTATATTAGAAAGATCTGGGATACCATCCGCCAGAATGATATTAAATTCAACACTTTCAACGCCAAGATCAAAGTACATTTTGAGCGTAGTGATGGCAAGAATTACGATTTCAACGCCTATGTAAAAATGAAGAAAGACAGCCTGCTGTGGGTGTCGGTAAGATTACCATTGATCGACTTTGAAGCATTCAGGGTAAAGATCACCCCCGATAGCCTCATCATTCTCGACAAAACCCAAAAAACCTACCAGTTACGGTCTGTGCAATCGTTGCAGGAAGTGATCAAGATCCCGCTCACCTTTGCCGATCTGCAAAACCTCCTGATAGGCAATCCCATTTTCCTCGACAGCAATATCAACTCCTATAAAAAAGACGACCGGTACATTTCGCTTATGAGTGTGGGCGCCGTTTTCAAGCACCTGTTAACCGTGAGCAAGGACGATTATACCATTCAGCATAGCAAACTCGACGATGTAGACCCTGTGCGGTCCCGCACTGCCGACATTACCTATGGCGATTACCAGAATAAGAACGGCGTTCAGTTTTCGGCCTACCGCAAAATTACAGTGTCGGAAAAGCAGAAGCTGGATGTATCCATGGAGTATAAACAGTTTGATTTTAACGTTGATTTAAATACTCCGTTCGGTATTCCGAAAAATTATAAACGGAATTAAGCGTTATGTATTAACTTCCATCCAACCCTGTGATTTTCCAACAGAATGACCTGGCCCGAACCTGTTAACACTTAAAAAATCATTCAGTATGCTGAAAATGATGCTTACCTGCTTTTTGACCGTTACGGTTTCGGTTACCCTGCTTGCCCAGCAACAACCGGGGGGTAGCAGTGATGAGCTGAAAAGAAAACAGGCCGACATTCAGCGGGAAATTGATGAGTTGAGAAATACCCTGAAGGATACCAAGAAGAATACCAAGGCTGGTTTATTACAACTTACCATGGTGCAGAAAAAACTGCGTCTGCGCGAACAGGCCATAGGCAACATCAACCAGCAGATAGGTTACATTGAGGGTACCATAGGAAAATCAAAAAATGAGATCGAGCGGTTAAAAGGGGAGTTGGATACGCTGAAAGCCCAATACTCCAAGAACTTGGTATATGCTTACAAAAACCGCAGCAACTACGATTTCCTGAACTTCATCTTCTCCGCTTCCAGTTTTAACGATGCCCTGCGCCGGGTGCAGTATTTGCGGGCTTACCGCCTGTACCGCGAAGAGCAGGCCACCACCATAAAGAACACCCAGGTGCTGTTACACGACAAGATAGCGGGACTGGAATCATCCCGGAAGGAAAAGGACGTGGTGTTACAAAAGCAGGAAAAACAGAAGGAAGAACTGGAAGACGAGAAAAAAGAAAAGAACGAGATCCTGAGCAAACTCAAAGCCCGGGAAAAAGAAATATCTAAAGAGCTGACGGCCAAGCAACGGGCCGACCTGAAACTGAAATCGGCCATTGGCGCCGCCATTGCGCGCGAAATAAAGATCGCCCGCGATAAAGCAATAGCCGAAGCAAAGGCTAAAGAAGAAGCAGATGCCGCAGAAAACGCCCGGAAGAATGCGGCGGCCGAGTCGGCAAGGAAAGCCAGAGAAGCTAAAGAAAAAGAAGACCTGGCGGCCAAAAGAACGACTGAACCTAAAAGCACTCCTGCAGCTACGGCCCCGGTTGCAAAGGCCGAACCTAAGGTAGAGCCTAAAAAAGAACCGGTGAAGAAAGCCGACAGCTACCTGGAATCCACGCCTGAGGGCAGCCGCATAAGCGGAAGCTTTGAAAGCAATAGAGGTCGCTTACCCTGGCCGGTTGAAAAAGGAAATGTAAAGATTCACTTCGGAACCTATTCCATCGAGGGCACCAAGCTGCGTGGAAATAACCCCGGTATTACCCTCGCTACCGAACCCGGCGCCGTGGTAAAAGCGGTGTTTGAAGGCGAGGTATCGCGTATATTCGATATAGATGGTAACTGGAGTGTGCTGGTTCGCCATGGTAAGTATTTTACCGTATACAGTAACCTGTCATCGGTAAGTGTAGCCAAAGACCAGAAAGTGACCAGTGGCCAGATGTTGGGCCGCGCCGCAGCCAATGACGATGGCAATGGGGAGATCGAATTTCTGCTGATGCAGGAAAACAGGAACCTTGATCCTGAAAGTTGGATACGCAGAAGGTAGTTTTTGCGTTATTAATAAGATAAGTACTTATAAGGAACCCCGGCGGGAAGTCGTCGGGGTTTTTATTCTCTGACCCTATTCAATGAAAAAGCCCTATGGTGAAATGGATGGCCACCAGTCTGGCAGCACTGACAATTGCCGTTTCATTGCCGGCTCAGCAGTCCGGCAGAAGCGAAGACTTAAAACATCAGCAAATTGAAATTCAGCGCGAGATAGATCAGCTGAAGAGTTCGCTTACTGATTCAAAGAAGCGAACCAGGGCGGGGATGCGCCAGTTGGAAATGGTGCAGGCAAAACTTCGCCTGCGCGAAAAAGCCATCAGGAACATCAATCAGCAAATAGACATGCTGGAAGGCAACATTGACCGGTCAAGAATGGAGATCGACAGCCTGAATACCCGGCTGGATACAATGAAGGCGCAATACGCCCGCAATACGGTAACTGCCTATAAGCTCAGCACCAATTACGGCTTCCTCAACTTTATACTCTCGGCCCGCTCTTTTAACGAAGCCTATAAAAGACTGCAATATTTCAACGCTTATCATGAATACTGTGAGGACCAGGAGGCAACCATTATAAAAATCCAGAAACTGCTGGCCGGAAAGATCAATGGGTTGGAATGCACCCGCCGGGAAAAAGACCAGGTGGTGAAGGAACAGGTGGTGCAAAAGAAAGAACTGGAAGCAGAGAAGAAGGACAAGAACAATGCAGTAAGGAACTTTAAAACCCGCGAACAGGAGATCAGCCAGGAGCTTACGGTCAAAAAGAAAGCCGACCACGAACTGACCCTGGCCATTCAACATGCTATCTCGGCCGACTTTTACGCCGCTACCGGCGGTGGCCGGAAGACTACCACAAAAAAGAAAACGACCACCACTAAAAAAACAACCAAAAAGAAAACGAAGGTAAAGGTCAAGGTAAAGGAAGAAGAGGACGACGACGTGGTATTATCACCAGAGGCTAAACTCCTGAATGGAAGTTTTAAAAACAATAAAGGCAAATTGCCCTGGCCGGTTGATAACGCGAATATCAAGATCCGTTTCGGGCCCTATAAAATCCCCAACATGGAGGTTATTGGCAACAACCCCGGATTAACCCTGGCCACAGAACCAGGTGCCGAAGTGAAAGCTGTATTTGACGGCGAGATCCTGAGCGTATTCAATGTAGAAGGCAACCGGTCGGTAATGGTGCGCCATGGGCTTTACTTTACCGTTTATGCCAACCTGGCTTCGGTAAACGTAACAAAAGGGCAGAAAATAACCCAGGGACAAATACTGGGTGTGGCTGGCAAAGACGGTGAAGGCAATGGCGAAATTGATTTTATCTTAATGAAAGAAAGGACCAATATCGATCCTGCGCTTTGGATCAAAAAGAAATAACTGATACGTTGACGGGTTAAAACGTTAACCCGTCAACGTATTAACTTATACGCGAGACGCTATATTCTGCAGAAAACGATTATACAACGCTTCGTACCGGGGAACAATAGTTTCGATATCGTATAAACGGGCATGGGCAGCTGCTTTTGTTTTAAACCGGTTCAGTTTGTTTTCATCAGACAGCAGTTCAATAGCCCGGATGCTCATAGTTTCCACATCGCCCACATCGGCCAGGTACCCGGTTTCCCCCTCGATATTTACTTCGGGCAAACCACCTGCGTTACTGCTTATCACCGGTACACCGGCTGCCATAGCTTCCAGCGCTGCCAATCCAAAGCTTTCATAATCGGAAGGCAGAATGAACAGATCACTAATAGCCAGTACTTCTTCAATTTGCTCCTGGCGGCCAACAAAACGGGTTTCATCATAAACGCCCAGTTCGCGGGCAAGGCTTTCTGCGGCGGGGCGTTCAGGCCCATCGCCCACAAACAGCAATTTGCTGGGTACTTTTTTGTTCAGCTCGGCAAATACTTTCACCACATCGGTCACCCTTTTCAGTTTACGGAAGTTGGAAGCATGCAAAACCACTTTCTCGTTATGCGGCGCAATTACGCGGCGGAAAGCATCGATGGGTTTTTTGCGAAAGCGTTTAACATCCACAAAGTTCTGAATGACCTTGATCTCTTTTTCTATCTTGAAATTATTATACGTTTCATCGCGCAGGTTTTGCGACACCGCGGTAATGGCATCGCTTTCATTGATGGAAAACGTAACCACGGGCGCAAAGGTTTTATCCTTCCCAACCAGGGTAATATCGGTACCGTGCAGGGTAGTGATCACCGGGAGGATCTTGCCCTGTTTTTCCAGTATTTTCTTGGCCATATACGCGGCCGACGCATGGGGGATGGCATAGTGCACGTGTAACAGGTCGATATTATTATTAACTATAACATCTACCATGGTACTGGCCAACGCGGTTTCATATGGCGGATAATCGAACAGCGGATAATTAGGCACCCGTACCTCGTGATAAAAAATATTGGCATTAAACTCACTCAGCCTCACCGGCGGTTGGTACGTAATAAAATGAACCTGGTGGCCTTTATCGGCCAGTGCTTTGCCTAATTCTGTTGCCAGAACACCACTTCCTCCAAACGTTGGGTAGCAAACAATTGCAATGCGCATACTGCGATTTATATATTAAGATGGTGAAGGTAATTTAAAACGGCCAAAAACGGTCGGGGGGATCATTTTGACTATTTTAGCGTAAAATAACGCACATGAGATTGAAATTGTTTACGCTAGTGTTAACAATTCTGGCTTTTAATGCCCGTGCCCAAAACGAAGATTCGTTAAAAATAAGGGCCATCGCCGATGAAATACTCCTGCATAGCTCCGCTTACGAAAATTTACGCGTACTTACCAAACAGGTGGGTGGCCGCCTGAGTGGTTCCCCCCAAACCTATAAAGCCGAAGCCTGGGGGCACAAAGCACTCGAAAAGGCCGGGGCCGACCGGGTATTAGAACAGCCCTGCCTGGTGCCCCACTGGGTGCGTGGTGGTAAAGACCTGCTCGTACTGCCCGGCTGGTCAACCCATATACTTGATGTACTGGCATTGGGGAATTCTGTAGGCACCGGACCAAAAGGTATTTCGGCGCCGGTAATATTGGTAAATTCTTTTGAAGAGCTGGAGAAAAAGAAAGACCAGGTAAAAGGCAAGATCGTTTTTTATAATATCAAGTTCAATGATACTTACATTAAAACCTTTGAAGCATACCGCGATGCCGTAGTGTACCGGGGGGCAGGGCCCAGCCAGGCTGCTAAATATGGGGCAGTGGGCGTGTTGATTCGTTCTATGAGTCATGCCGCGGATAACAACCCGCATACCGGTACAACCCGTTACAACGATTCGTTCCCCAAAATACCTGCAGCAGCGATGGGTTTGCAGGATGCTGATAAACTGGCGGCGTACCTGGTAAAAGCATCCGAACTGGTACCGGAAGTACGAGTTAACCTGACAACGAATGGCAAAATGCTGCCCGATACGGTAGCGCATAATATTATTGGTGAGATCACCGGCAGCGAGTTTCCCGACCAGATCATTACCATCGGCGGTCACCTCGATAGCTGGGACCCCGCTGAAGGTGCGCATGATGATGGAAGTGGCTGCGTACATTCAATAGAAGTATTAAGGGCATTAAAAGCCATCGGGTACAAACCCAAACGCACCATCAGGGTGGTATTGTTTGCCAATGAAGAGAACGGTACCCGCGGCGGCCTCAAGTACGCGGAGGAAGCCAAGCTTAAAAAGGAGAAACATATTTTTGCGCTGGAAAGTGATGAAGGCGGCTTTACCCCCCGCGGTTTTGGGGTAACCATGCCGGCCGACCAGCTGAATAAATTACGCAGCTGGCTGCCTTTGCTGTCGCCCTATGGCATCAGTGAGATCAACAATGGCGGTGGCGGATCTGATATTGGTCCCCTGGCTAAAGAACTGGGTACCCCGTTGGCGGGGTTACAACCCGATTCGCAACGGTATTTCGATATCCACCATGCCCGCAGCGATGTGTTTGAAGCCGTGAATAAACGCGAGCTGGAACTGGGTGCTGTTTCTATTGCGGCATTAATATATCTTGTGGACAAATACGGTCTTTAACCAATAGGCAATAAACAATTGCCTATTGGTTATTGCCTATTGAACTAACCCTTACTTACAATAATGAAAAAGATCATTCTAATCGTAGTTCTCTTGCTTTTACTGGTAGCATCAGGCATCATATACTTTAGGTATTTCTATGTGTTTGGCGAAGGAGTGAAATCGGGCCATTTGAATTACGTGGTACTGAAAGGTGATGTCTTCAAAACCTACGAAGGCAAATTGATCCAGGGCGGATTCAAGTCCCGTTCAGCCGGCACCATACAATCGAATGATTTTGAGTTCTCCATTGTAAATAAATCGATCGCCGAAAAAATGATGACCAACAGCGGTAAATGGTTCGATCTGCATTACCGCGAATACCACCATGTAGTGGCCTGGCGCGGCAATACCGTTTATGTGGTGGATAGCATTCTTTCTATGCGCGATGACTATTAATTACCTGCGAGCATACAAAATATAGCAGGGCGTTTGTGCAGATCGGGCAGTTGGGCTTTCCACTGCCCCAGTGTTTTGGTATGTATGTATTCGGTGGGCGCCGTAATATCTGCTGCAATACACAACCTGGTAGTGGGTTTACCGGTTTTTATCAATGTTTCCAACAGTTGGTTATTCCGGTAAGGCGTTTCAATAAACACCTGCGTACAATTCTTCCTGGCCGATTCATTTTCCAGTTCTTTAATGGCTTCCCTGCGTTGCGTGGTATCGATGGGCAAATACCCCACAAACTGAAACTGCTGGCCATTCATGCCACTGGCCATCAATGCCAGTAAGATACTGCTGGGGCCAACCAGCGGTTTTACCGTAGCGCCCGCTGCATGGGCTGCATCTGTCAACAACTGACCAGGATCAGCAATTCCGGGGCAACCCGCTTCGCTGATAATACCAATCGTTTTATTGGCCTTTACATGTTTGTTGAAGGCGGTAAGCGTGGCTACGTTATTGGTTTTGTCAATAAGCACCCAGGTATAGTTATCTATCACCATTTCCTTCCAGATGCTTTTTAAATAACGGCGTGCCGTACGTTCATTCTCCACAAAAAATACCTGGCACTGGCCTACTGCATCCTTAACATACGCAGGAATGGTCTCTGTTGCCTTTTCATCCAATACAGAAGGGATCAGATATATGGTGCTTGTTGATTGCAATTTGTTTGTTTTTAGTTCTCAGTTCTCAGTTGTTTTAAGCCCGGAGGCTGCCGCGCAGTGGTGTATCGGCTTTTGGCTTTCAGCTTTTAGCTTTTAGCCTGTATTTGCCCGCTGCCTGAAGCTTGTAGCTGTATTATTCCATTCCTACTTTATCATCTCTATGATACAGGCTAATAGTAGCCGCTACCACAGCATATGCAGGAGCTAATACCCAGCCAATAACAGGCAACAGGTGCATCAGGTAGAACACAATGCCATTGCCAATAGCCAGTCCCTTGTGTTTGCCAATAAAAGCAATGCTTTCACCGGGCGACAGGCGATGGCGTTCGCAACTATAATCCAGCATGGAGAAACCATAATAATAGCAATCTACCAGTACGATGGTTACCGGTACTACCCAGCCTACCAGGGGAATAAAAGAAAGTATAAGTAACGAAATGGTATATACCGATTGCCACAGGGTGTTCCGCAAGGCCAGTTTAATACCCCGTACGATGTCGGCAAACAGTTGTTTAAAGCTGAAAGGAAAATCTTTTCCTTCCATAATGGCTTCGGTTTTTTCGCTCAGGTAGGCGAACACCGGAGAACCTATAATGAGGAACATATATTTGAACAGGGAGAAATAAAACAGCATCATAATGAGCTGCACTATAAGTCCACCCATCATGAATAAAAAGCTCAGGATCTGGCTGCGTTGGGAATTCACCCAGCGGTCTATGCCCAGCCAGTGATTAAAAGCCGAAACAACCTGGCTGCTGGAGACCCAGAAGAAAATGAAACCCGCAATGAACAACAGGGTGTAAAAGATCCCGGGCACTATGATCCATTTCCAGAGCTTGTGCTCCCTGATAAAGCGATGCGCCCTGGCATAGGACTGAATGGCGGTAACGATTTCTTTCAGCAAGTTTTATAAATTTGATTTTTCCATATTCTATAGTTGGGCGGGCCCAAACTTAGTAAATATTTCAATTAGGACATGGAATGAATCCACAATCAGCCATATTTTGAGTATAATACACGCTTATAGGTTATTATATTAACGTCATTAACGCCAATGAAAAAATTAGCATCCGGGTTCTATAATCGTGCCGATGTGGTGAAAATAGCGAAAGAATTGATCGGCAAAATACTGGTTACTCAATTTGGGGAAGGAATAACGTCGGGCCGTATTGTAGAAACCGAAGCCTATGCCGGCGCCATTGACCGGGCCTCGCATGCATTTAACAACAGAAGAACCAACAGAACGGAAGTGATGTATAAACCCGGCGGCGTTGCCTATGTATATCTTATCTATGGCATCCATCAATTGTTTAATGTGGTCACCAACATAAAAGATGTTCCGCATGCCATCCTCATTCGTGCGCTGGACCCTATTTACGGCATAAACACCATGCTGGAGCGTACGGGAAAACACCGGGCCGATTATACCCTTACCAAGGGCCCGGGCAATGTGTCGAAAGCATTGGGTATTACTACCAGTCATACCGGCGTTGATTTGCTGGGCGATGAGATCTACATTGCCGAAGATGATTTTGCAGTGGCCAAAAAAGACATCATCGCCACCCCGCGCATAGGCGTTGATTATGCCGGCGAAGATGCAAAACTGCCCTACCGCTTTATTTTAAAAGACAATCCGTACGTAAGCGGAAAGAAAACGCAGAATACGCCGAAGGCTTAACGCTGAAGGCTGAATGCTGAACGCCGAACGCAAAACGCAGCATGCCGGAAAAGAAACCAGAATGGCATAAAATACAAATGCCGCCAAATCTATTTTATTTGGCGGCATTTGCGTAGTATTATTTTACCTGTTGGTTATATTATCCGGAGCGCTCTGAGCGTAGTCAAAGGGCGAAGGACTAGAAGTGCGGACAAGGAATGCCTTTATAACCCGGCGGACGTTTTATAAAGATGAGTGATATTTCAATGCCGCCACGGCTTTGAGAGGCCGCTTTCAGGCTCGAAACGTTAACATCATACGAAGCACCCAGCCTGAACCCGCTAAACTCCAGGCCCACGTAAGGGATCAGCGCGTCGTTCACGTTGTTGAAGCGCGTCCATAAACCTGCATAAAAGCTGGTAGGGTTGTCTTCATCCTCGTTCATATTGAACCCAACGGCGCCACCGGCCACCACATTGGTAGCACCGGCCTGCCGGCTGAATAATGTACTGATATAAATATTGCGGGTATTATCTGCGAAGGGGATAGAACCACCCGCATTTACGGTTACCCGCGGATTGAGTGTATAAAAGATATCACCGGTAAACGATTCTCTTGGTTTGTTAAGGTGGTAGCCGCTTACACCGAAGTAGTAGTTGTTATAACCATCGGTAGAGCCATTGAACAGGGCGCCAACCGACACGTCGAAATAACTCAGGTTTATCTGACGGTCATTAACGGTTTCACCACTGGGGTTGGTCCAGCCGCCAAACTGGTCCAGCTCATCTTCAAAGTTCAGTTTGGTACCATCGAGCCGTTTTGTATTGTAAGTACCCTGAAAACCGATCCCGATCGAGTTCAACCCATCTTCGTCGATCCCTTTGTGATAGGACGTCGATACGGAGAGTAAATTAGTGGATAGGATACCGTTAGCTGTTTTATCTGTCATTGCCAGCACCCCTACACCCCACGTATCCAGATCTGAGATCTTGTTACGTAAAATAGGCGCGTCGAACGATACTGTTGAGGTAACAAAAGCCTTACTGATTGCAGGCCATTGGTCCCGGTAGTTACCGGCAATGCGGAAATCACCGTTGAATTTACCGGTCAAAGCAGGGTTCAATGTAAGGGGAGAAACGAAGAATTGTGAAAAATTGGGGTCTTGTGCTACCGCAGTCTTCAGCAGGGTGCAAAGTATGATCGCAATATAAAATTTCCTCAGTCGCATAAGTTGTGAGTCTAATAACAAAATACGAAAAAAAACGACACGTCAGAGCATATAACGGTGTAATCAGGTATTAATTTTCCGCACAGGAATATTTGCTCAAAAATCGAAATGTCTAATGTATACTATATTTTTTAAGAAAGGGTTGGCACAGGAAAAGATAGTGCTTTAGCACTAGTAAGATGAGATAGTATTTTTACATCTGCACCTTGGTCCCGAATGCCAGATCGCCGGCGTCTCCTAATCCGGGAACAATGTAACCTTTGGCGGTCAGTTCTTCGTCAATGTCGCCGCACCAGATCTTCACCTGGGGCTCACTGCGCCGCACATATTCAATTCCCACACTGCAGGCAATGGCGGCTACTACGTGTATCTCGCGCGGGTGTCCTTCTTCGCGCAGGTATTGGATGGTTTTAACCAGGGAAGAACCGGTTGCCAGCATCGGGTCTGAAATGATCACCACCCGGTTTTCGAGTTCGGGACAGGAAATATAGTCCAGGCTGATCTCGAAGCTGCCATCCAGATTGTGTTTGCGGTAAGCCGAAATAAATGCGTTGTCGGCTTTGTCGAAGTAGTTCAGCAAACCCTGGTGCAGCGGCAGTCCGGCCCGCAGAATAGTGGCCAGTACCGGCTGTTCTTTCATTACTTTGGAGGGGGCGATGCCCAGCGGCGTTTGTACTTCCTTTTCTTCATATACCAGCGTGCGGCTGATCTCGTAAGCGGCTATTTCACCAATACGTTCCAGGTTACGGCGGAAACGCATGCGGTCCGACTGAATTTGAACATCCCGGATCTCGCTGATCCAGTCGCAAATCAGGGAACATTTATCACTGAGGTTAATAACCATGAGAAGAGTTTTGGATTTAATATGGCGATATATGA
The Niastella koreensis GR20-10 genome window above contains:
- a CDS encoding murein hydrolase activator EnvC family protein, with translation MVKWMATSLAALTIAVSLPAQQSGRSEDLKHQQIEIQREIDQLKSSLTDSKKRTRAGMRQLEMVQAKLRLREKAIRNINQQIDMLEGNIDRSRMEIDSLNTRLDTMKAQYARNTVTAYKLSTNYGFLNFILSARSFNEAYKRLQYFNAYHEYCEDQEATIIKIQKLLAGKINGLECTRREKDQVVKEQVVQKKELEAEKKDKNNAVRNFKTREQEISQELTVKKKADHELTLAIQHAISADFYAATGGGRKTTTKKKTTTTKKTTKKKTKVKVKVKEEEDDDVVLSPEAKLLNGSFKNNKGKLPWPVDNANIKIRFGPYKIPNMEVIGNNPGLTLATEPGAEVKAVFDGEILSVFNVEGNRSVMVRHGLYFTVYANLASVNVTKGQKITQGQILGVAGKDGEGNGEIDFILMKERTNIDPALWIKKK
- the dut gene encoding dUTP diphosphatase — protein: MPKVKVRIINQSTNPLPEYATEEAAGMDIRAFLEAPIVLKPLERFLVPTGLFIELPSGYEAQIRPRSGLAIKQGLTCLNSPGTIDADYRGEVKIILINLSQEPQTIHPGDRIAQMVVHEVERVKWKPVKEISVTKRHDGGFGHTGKS
- the ispF gene encoding 2-C-methyl-D-erythritol 2,4-cyclodiphosphate synthase, which codes for MRIGFGIDFHQLVEGRDLWIGGVKIPHHKGALGHSDADVLLHAICDALLGALALGDIGVHFPNTDNTWKDIDSKILLQKSYDLIKARNYRVINVDSSICLEAPKIKKYSDQMRSVIAGILEITIDDVSVKATTTETMGFVGREEGLVAYATVLLQPIS
- the porV gene encoding type IX secretion system outer membrane channel protein PorV; protein product: MKRKFLKLTVGVFLSLGVISANAQTTQPINVVTTAVPFLRISPDARAGGMGDLGVATSPDANAPFYNLAKVPFAQKNFSVGLTYTPWLKDLGLNDVYLLALAGYYKLDEDQALAGSVRYFSLGNIQFTDAAGNDFGSGRPREFGVDFGYTRKLSDKIGLGVALRYIHSNLAGNLAQSGTTYKPGSTVAGDITFFYNGQDEAGQGWNFGATLTNLGGKIGYTNDATQKDYIPANLSLGTTYTKAFDEQNKITFGVDVHKLLVPTPPNFNQDDTAVANAQAADYRSKSTVSSWFSSFNDAPGGFKEELKEFQVSLGAEYNYMDQFFFRAGYFYEDKTKGNRKYFTVGLGVKYNVFGLNFSYLVPSGSGVNRNPLSNTLRFGLIFDLDDLNAE
- a CDS encoding DUF4292 domain-containing protein; amino-acid sequence: MKYISGLVIIVIIMAAATSCRSTKTIQTAIAKKDTAVVVPVVDSRADSMHYIRKIWDTIRQNDIKFNTFNAKIKVHFERSDGKNYDFNAYVKMKKDSLLWVSVRLPLIDFEAFRVKITPDSLIILDKTQKTYQLRSVQSLQEVIKIPLTFADLQNLLIGNPIFLDSNINSYKKDDRYISLMSVGAVFKHLLTVSKDDYTIQHSKLDDVDPVRSRTADITYGDYQNKNGVQFSAYRKITVSEKQKLDVSMEYKQFDFNVDLNTPFGIPKNYKRN
- a CDS encoding murein hydrolase activator EnvC family protein is translated as MLKMMLTCFLTVTVSVTLLAQQQPGGSSDELKRKQADIQREIDELRNTLKDTKKNTKAGLLQLTMVQKKLRLREQAIGNINQQIGYIEGTIGKSKNEIERLKGELDTLKAQYSKNLVYAYKNRSNYDFLNFIFSASSFNDALRRVQYLRAYRLYREEQATTIKNTQVLLHDKIAGLESSRKEKDVVLQKQEKQKEELEDEKKEKNEILSKLKAREKEISKELTAKQRADLKLKSAIGAAIAREIKIARDKAIAEAKAKEEADAAENARKNAAAESARKAREAKEKEDLAAKRTTEPKSTPAATAPVAKAEPKVEPKKEPVKKADSYLESTPEGSRISGSFESNRGRLPWPVEKGNVKIHFGTYSIEGTKLRGNNPGITLATEPGAVVKAVFEGEVSRIFDIDGNWSVLVRHGKYFTVYSNLSSVSVAKDQKVTSGQMLGRAAANDDGNGEIEFLLMQENRNLDPESWIRRR